In Zingiber officinale cultivar Zhangliang chromosome 11B, Zo_v1.1, whole genome shotgun sequence, a single window of DNA contains:
- the LOC122034971 gene encoding 21 kDa protein-like produces the protein MTPTATLFFSFLFLPFVYCAPPLATPTTSPSLNGHTQFIRSRCNLTHYPDLCFSSLSSYAAAVSGSLPELARVAANVTLARIHVFRTHVSALRRGGSGEVLGRAAAALRDCAEQMGDAADQVYRTSNELRGVEALVGMEVTWRVSNAQTWMSAALTNEESCSDGFHEVAAASSDGSGGGGSGIDVETDICRRVMRVKQYTSNALALVNSLVDGR, from the coding sequence ATGACTCCCACCGCAACCCTCTTTTTCTCCTTTCTTTTCCTCCCATTCGTCTACTGCGCTCCGCCACTGGCTACTCCTACGACGAGCCCCTCCCTCAACGGCCACACCCAATTCATCCGCTCCCGCTGCAACCTCACGCACTACCCCGACCTCTGCTTCTCTTCCCTCTCCTCCTACGCAGCCGCCGTCAGCGGTAGCCTCCCCGAGCTCGCCCGCGTAGCCGCCAACGTCACCCTCGCCCGTATCCACGTCTTCCGCACCCACGTCTCTGCCCTCCGTCGAGGCGGCTCTGGTGAGGTCCTCGGGCGCGCGGCAGCCGCGCTGCGCGACTGCGCCGAGCAGATGGGGGATGCGGCCGACCAGGTGTACCGGACCTCCAACGAGCTGCGCGGCGTGGAGGCGCTGGTGGGGATGGAGGTGACGTGGCGGGTGTCCAACGCTCAGACGTGGATGAGCGCAGCCCTCACCAACGAGGAGTCCTGCTCTGACGGCTTCCACGAAGTGGCCGCCGCGTCATCGGATGGCAGCGGCGGCGGAGGTTCCGGCATTGACGTCGAGACGGATATTTGCCGCCGGGTGATGAGGGTGAAGCAGTACACCAGCAATGCCTTAGCGCTCGTCAACAGCCTCGTTGACGGTCGATGA